A single region of the Bacillota bacterium genome encodes:
- a CDS encoding tyrosine-type recombinase/integrase yields MKRVSIPKWEREVTQLVETSNSSILASDNFESCLGAFFKHLTQNTSLASNTIRLRYVCLTTFCIWLKDAENISDFKLVDKPMLRRYLLYCKETRKQQGNMLKCSKVAIKHFFTFLAESKIIPKNPAQSLQVPTKVNDKVRSILNSDEILSLFKAPRDELVRIKNSTNGQVNNPRRIFTAVRDIAIISVLLSTGIRTEELCIISPSDLNLAKGSIRIHGKGDNLYIKRYRSVYIDIPEVLQALKNYLKVRVSHQSKHLFCSWDNFPLKSASIIRIVKKYAGLAGITRNVTPLLLRHTFCSHLVANEADPFSTKELMGHKKLLTTLHYYTHLSRDQIKAQMLKFNPLNEEESILC; encoded by the coding sequence ATGAAAAGAGTATCTATCCCTAAGTGGGAAAGAGAAGTAACTCAATTGGTTGAAACCTCCAACTCTTCTATCCTTGCTTCAGATAATTTTGAATCCTGCCTTGGGGCATTCTTTAAGCATTTAACTCAAAATACCAGTCTTGCATCCAACACCATCCGGCTTCGATATGTCTGCCTTACTACATTTTGTATATGGCTTAAGGATGCAGAAAACATATCTGATTTTAAGCTGGTGGACAAACCCATGCTTCGTAGATATCTACTGTACTGTAAGGAAACACGAAAACAGCAGGGGAATATGCTAAAATGCTCCAAAGTCGCTATTAAACATTTTTTCACATTCTTGGCAGAATCAAAGATAATCCCTAAAAATCCTGCTCAATCCCTTCAGGTGCCCACCAAAGTTAACGATAAGGTAAGATCCATATTAAACAGCGATGAAATCCTTTCTCTTTTTAAGGCTCCCAGAGATGAACTGGTAAGGATCAAAAACTCAACAAACGGTCAAGTAAACAATCCAAGGCGGATCTTCACTGCTGTAAGGGACATTGCAATCATTTCTGTATTGCTATCCACAGGGATTCGGACCGAGGAGTTATGCATCATTTCCCCTTCGGATCTCAATCTTGCCAAAGGCTCTATCCGTATTCATGGTAAAGGTGATAATCTTTACATAAAGCGATATAGGTCAGTCTACATCGATATTCCGGAGGTTTTGCAAGCCCTCAAGAACTATTTAAAAGTTAGAGTCAGCCACCAATCAAAACATCTCTTTTGTAGTTGGGATAACTTCCCATTAAAATCCGCATCTATCATTCGCATTGTCAAGAAATATGCCGGATTAGCAGGTATTACCCGCAATGTTACCCCGTTGCTCCTTCGGCATACCTTCTGTTCTCATCTTGTTGCCAACGAAGCCGATCCTTTTTCAACCAAGGAATTAATGGGACATAAGAAGTTACTTACCACCTTACACTACTACACCCACCTATCTCGTGACCAGATCAAAGCGCAGATGCTAAAATTTAATCCGTTAAACGAAGAGGAGAGTATTCTATGTTAA
- a CDS encoding tyrosine-type recombinase/integrase, which yields MLTLKKSMDVFFDHLKSSHYAESTLKSYHFAICKALPHWLFASSLCFAMKQYPVTSFTPPSYLKSKIPKLKRFIDWTVSNRSKVSIEDALSEYEAILIQDGHSQSWIKQWKSLAFSYGEAMVLSSNLEIFRFLLMRIVSEDIVISSKQATNNIVRFVKFLHTHGLLKTDLPWEYSESWRQQIKQTLKDSVNVFASPSSSGEELLLAYLNFCHQEKELTLKSLNQEKRYLAYFLNWAEPFNVNGFNAPLIKKFISHLKEKRLSWTSIRHYFNTLKGFSEFLVKYSILMKNPTCEIRLKANERSPKDTLSLEERNTLLSIPAKLLKDKGLLPEDKSASSFFLVRDACILHLFATTGIRLSEITSLKRSNVHLEDRTLTIRGKGSRSYLEKNRIVFLNDPQTFKWLVCYLDIRRDMTCPWLFVTIDGFKLLSPGIQTIVRKYGKMAGIKRSVSPNLLRASFASWMIEKGIDPVALKELMGHESIRTTFGYYVSLKEEHVKNTWARCNPLSVILSQDGRNTDNE from the coding sequence ATGTTAACTCTGAAAAAATCTATGGATGTTTTCTTTGATCATCTTAAATCTTCCCATTATGCTGAATCTACCCTTAAAAGTTATCATTTTGCCATCTGTAAGGCTTTACCCCATTGGCTTTTCGCATCTTCTCTCTGTTTTGCTATGAAACAGTATCCTGTTACTTCATTCACCCCTCCATCGTACTTGAAAAGCAAAATACCAAAACTCAAAAGATTCATTGATTGGACGGTTTCCAATAGGTCAAAGGTTTCTATTGAAGATGCTCTGTCTGAGTATGAAGCGATATTGATACAAGACGGCCACAGTCAATCATGGATAAAACAATGGAAGTCCCTGGCGTTTTCTTACGGGGAAGCCATGGTTCTTTCATCGAATCTTGAAATCTTTCGGTTCCTGCTTATGCGAATCGTATCAGAAGATATCGTAATATCTTCCAAACAAGCAACCAACAACATCGTACGCTTTGTAAAATTTCTTCATACCCATGGCCTGCTGAAGACGGACCTGCCCTGGGAATATTCTGAAAGCTGGCGACAACAGATCAAGCAAACACTAAAAGATTCTGTCAATGTTTTTGCTTCTCCTTCATCCAGTGGAGAAGAACTTCTCTTGGCTTACTTGAATTTCTGCCATCAGGAAAAGGAACTTACTTTAAAGAGCCTAAACCAGGAGAAAAGATATCTTGCATACTTTCTGAACTGGGCAGAGCCTTTTAATGTTAATGGGTTTAATGCCCCTTTGATCAAGAAATTCATTTCTCATCTTAAAGAGAAAAGACTTTCATGGACTTCCATCCGTCATTATTTCAATACCCTAAAAGGCTTTTCAGAATTCCTTGTAAAGTATAGTATTCTTATGAAGAATCCCACTTGCGAAATCCGCTTGAAAGCCAATGAGCGTTCCCCAAAGGATACCCTGTCACTTGAGGAAAGGAATACCCTTTTATCGATACCAGCCAAGCTGCTCAAGGATAAGGGATTATTGCCTGAAGATAAATCGGCATCGAGCTTTTTTCTGGTCAGAGATGCGTGTATTCTTCATCTGTTTGCCACTACAGGGATACGTCTTTCTGAAATTACCAGTCTGAAACGTTCAAATGTTCATTTAGAGGACAGGACCTTGACCATCAGGGGCAAAGGAAGCCGTTCTTACCTTGAAAAGAATCGGATAGTGTTTTTGAATGACCCTCAAACTTTCAAATGGCTGGTTTGCTACCTCGATATCCGAAGAGATATGACCTGTCCCTGGCTTTTTGTAACCATTGACGGTTTTAAGCTTCTGTCTCCCGGTATCCAAACAATCGTAAGAAAGTATGGAAAAATGGCAGGTATCAAACGCAGCGTATCGCCCAACCTCCTTAGAGCGTCTTTTGCTTCATGGATGATAGAAAAAGGAATCGATCCAGTTGCTTTAAAAGAACTTATGGGCCATGAAAGCATTCGGACTACCTTCGGATATTACGTCTCCCTTAAAGAAGAACACGTGAAAAACACCTGGGCAAGGTGCAATCCCCTTTCCGTAATACTTTCACAAGATGGGAGGAATACTGACAATGAATAA
- a CDS encoding tyrosine-type recombinase/integrase, giving the protein MNNIPADVQDFLDALAIEQNCSSNTITSYRRNLKQFFDWLESNNSPTCIDELHPMILRKYIAYLKGRVKHISIKQKIATLKSFFRFLKENTPDINLPHIPKHIKKERTQIKTLSTTEIHTLLDAVSKRKKEIEHTLTVKSKNTSRLHKQLLNCRRDLVILILLVGTGMRVGELTALDISDIDFGTKTITVHGKRNKLREVFFDIPSIESALLDYFNWRNTLDIEHNALFINSKDHSRITPRSIQRLLKLYLDMAGLPSEITPHSLRHSYATISIEKGANIKAISQLLGHSHIGTTLEYYTHISKEHLRAVYKQSHPDTPNDIPLSKVMENRKSILTNL; this is encoded by the coding sequence ATGAATAATATTCCTGCTGATGTCCAGGATTTCCTCGATGCTCTGGCTATTGAACAAAACTGTTCGTCAAATACCATTACCTCATACCGGCGTAACCTCAAGCAGTTCTTTGACTGGCTTGAATCCAATAATTCGCCAACTTGCATAGATGAGCTCCATCCAATGATTTTGAGAAAGTATATTGCTTATCTAAAGGGGCGTGTAAAGCATATTTCTATCAAGCAAAAGATCGCTACTTTAAAGTCATTCTTTAGATTTCTTAAGGAAAATACTCCCGATATCAACCTCCCCCATATACCCAAACATATCAAGAAGGAAAGGACCCAAATCAAAACTTTGTCTACAACAGAGATTCATACTCTCTTGGATGCTGTATCCAAGCGTAAAAAGGAAATCGAACATACTCTGACTGTCAAATCCAAAAATACCTCCCGTCTGCACAAGCAACTCTTGAATTGCCGACGTGATTTGGTCATCTTAATTCTTTTAGTGGGTACCGGCATGAGAGTAGGTGAACTTACGGCCTTGGATATATCTGATATTGATTTTGGTACAAAAACAATTACTGTACATGGCAAGCGCAATAAACTGCGGGAAGTTTTCTTTGACATACCTTCTATTGAATCAGCCCTTCTTGATTATTTCAATTGGAGAAACACCCTTGATATTGAGCATAATGCCCTCTTTATCAATAGCAAAGACCATTCCCGCATTACTCCTAGAAGTATACAACGCCTTCTTAAACTATATCTCGACATGGCTGGATTACCATCTGAAATCACTCCTCATTCTCTAAGACACAGCTATGCCACCATCTCCATTGAAAAGGGAGCCAATATCAAGGCCATATCCCAGCTCCTTGGCCATTCCCATATAGGAACAACCCTTGAATATTACACCCATATTTCAAAGGAGCATTTACGAGCGGTATACAAACAGTCCCATCCAGACACTCCGAATGATATACCACTTTCTAAAGTAATGGAAAATCGAAAAAGTATCTTAACAAACCTTTAA
- a CDS encoding group II intron reverse transcriptase/maturase has translation MNVTEVETKESTKHCCGNGCRRRDSAEHEEEGGALINRRITENNVTNADRGVNGLLEQVVSPENLNRAYERVKRNKGAGGVDGMGVDELLRYLKDNGEEIRKSILAGRYRPAPVRRVEIPKENGKMRKLGIPTAVDRVIQQAIAQVLTPIYEPKFVETSYGFRPGRSAHDALRKCKTYMEEGYVWAVEMDLEKFFDTVNQSKLMEILSRDIKDGRVLSLIHRYLKAGVVWCGKFEETEIGVPQGGPLSPLCANIMLNELDHELGKRGHCFVRYAVMRRLQLLFTVAELL, from the coding sequence ATGAATGTTACCGAAGTTGAGACAAAAGAAAGCACAAAACATTGCTGTGGCAATGGCTGCCGCCGGAGGGATAGTGCGGAACACGAAGAGGAAGGTGGAGCGCTTATCAACAGGAGGATAACTGAAAACAACGTCACCAACGCCGACAGAGGAGTAAATGGGTTACTGGAGCAAGTCGTCAGTCCGGAAAACCTGAACCGTGCATACGAACGTGTGAAACGGAATAAAGGGGCCGGGGGAGTCGATGGGATGGGAGTGGATGAACTTCTGCGATATCTAAAAGATAACGGCGAGGAAATCCGGAAATCCATACTGGCAGGGAGATACCGGCCAGCTCCGGTACGGAGGGTTGAAATACCCAAAGAAAATGGGAAGATGAGAAAACTGGGAATACCAACAGCAGTAGACCGAGTCATCCAACAGGCAATTGCACAGGTATTGACCCCCATATATGAGCCGAAATTCGTGGAAACGAGCTATGGTTTCAGACCGGGAAGGAGCGCCCACGACGCGCTCAGGAAGTGCAAAACCTATATGGAAGAAGGGTATGTGTGGGCGGTAGAAATGGACTTGGAGAAGTTCTTTGATACTGTCAACCAGAGCAAACTCATGGAAATCCTGTCAAGGGATATTAAAGATGGGAGAGTACTCTCACTCATCCATAGATATCTCAAGGCAGGAGTGGTATGGTGCGGAAAGTTCGAGGAAACAGAGATCGGCGTACCACAGGGGGGACCCCTGAGTCCATTATGTGCAAATATCATGCTGAATGAACTGGACCATGAGCTAGGAAAAAGAGGACACTGTTTCGTCCGCTATGCCGTTATGCGACGGTTACAGTTACTTTTCACAGTCGCAGAATTACTCTAA